From the Porites lutea chromosome 5, jaPorLute2.1, whole genome shotgun sequence genome, the window GGGACCTTTGAATATTACAaacaactaaaataaaatataagtaATGGAGACGAGAATTAGTTTCCCTTCTGATATTTTTACGTAAATAACGGTTTTCCTCTGCAGTTGTTACAATTATTTACTATCTAGTAAGAAAtgtatacttttaaaaaaagcaaattaaatgAATGTTTTATATGCGCCAGAAGCTGTTCGAGCGAAAATTACTCATTGGAATGGAAGCCTCCtcggaaaagaaaaatgaactaaAGATGCTTATACGAAAGACAAGTAAAGGCTTTGCGCAACCATAAGATCGTTAAAAGGGGTTTTTACCTTGTTCGTAACTCCTGAGGTCTCCCAAAAAGTTTTCCAAATATGAGAGAAGTGGCAAAGCTGTGAAGGATAATTTCGTTTAAACGGTTacttttttaaactgaaaaataaggTCATGGCGGGCGGGGAATCTCTTGATTCTAACCTGCGTCCAAATAGGGTCCCAGCTCGCGAGTGGATGAACCAAGCCATAGGCTATTTCTTCATCGGTTTCCGCCTGAAATGTTCctatcaaaaacaacaacaacaatgtgcGAATCAACAAAGGCCTTGGCgatttaattgtaattttttttcttttttgggtcCAAAGGTGTATCATGATCAAATCGAAATTCAAGCAAAGTAACAACTAACCAAAAATTCTGTCCCAGATAATAAATGTACCacctgaaacaagaaaaaaaaacttcgcTCTTAGCgtgttgacaaaaaaaaaaaattaaatgtgcaGCTTTTGCGTGCATGGTCTGAGCAAACAGTCGCCTCTCGagctcctcgctcctcgccgctggtGAAACGTCCCTTGCGGCAAGGAGCGACTCGAGGAGggacggctgttttcgcagacTAGCTCTTGCAAAGCAGTATCTGAAAGTATTTTGGTTAACTGAGTCTTTCGAAACTACTTATAGCCTTGACTCCACTAGCATACCGGTAATCACCTCCTATCCCCCAAAGGCTACCCGTAGTCATACTTTGCTCGAAAGGGGCTTTTTGATGTTTCACCGACTTTAAAAgtggaaaataaagctttttcctcccccatcccctccatgcaatgttgtgccactgttcgagctacctatagaaaacagcaaacaccccaactttgaatggaggggagggggaaagggTGTGGGTTCGTTTGttctgaagttaccctatttgaagATGAAAGGTGACTTTGATTGGAGTTGCATGGATCTATGGAAATTATCAGGCCTTTCCCCGCTTCTCCTCCACTCCCAAAgcgttcatttttttttcaaatctcctCTACCCTAACACCTAAGATTTACGACCAATACTTAGGTCCAAAAGTATTTAAGATATGTAAAACTAATTCCTTACTTACCATAGTTTTTGTCAATACAGTATGGATTTCTTCCTGCAACAAAGATAACGTGCAAATCTCCAGTAACTTAATCAAGGTCAATTATGGTACATGGCTTTTTAGCTAACTTGCGATTCTTCAGCTTATcccttagcctgaatttcagatgaTTACTTCGAGTCATTTTACTCCCTaagggagtaaaaacgactcgaagttaTTGTCTCAAATTCGGGCTACTTATCCCTAATTGCACATGTGCTTGTCTTACGGCAATATTCTAAATACACTAAGATCGTGTTCAAATTATAAGTCAGAATATGGGAGCTTTATGATCCATTTCTCGACCTTAAACGTTTTTACGGACCTGGGCATTTCTTTGTCCCTTAACTTAATCATGTGTTTCAAAGGGTGACGTGAGCTCCACAACTGCAATGCAATATGGGCAATTTTCAAATACGAGATAGCACGCGAGAGAGAGGAGGGCACACGCGAGGAGGGAGGAAGTTCCTTTAATATCTCCTCAAGCATGTCTTACATATTTACAGATAAAATTACCATGGTGGACTCGATGATGACTTGGGGTGTTAAAGATGTATTCAAGAGGTCCAAGAGATCGCACAATCTCTGTATGAATCCAGAACTGATAAAGCATGTTAAACTGAGCATGAACACAGAAAATCGATGGAGGAACAGCTAAAGCCAAGGGCATGTAAAAAATCTGTAGAACAAGAGGAAATAGATACATTTTTGAACAAATaaacttttaacaaaaattttgcTTTGCGCACATGccagaaacaaataatttattggCATACTGTAATAAATGCAAAGCATCGGGTACATAAGCAGAAACCTATACCATTGTATCCAAGTATATGAGCAAGTCCCCCCGCAAACAAGCTTTGTCTTTCTCAATTATAAAGGGGGGCAGGGGTGGGGTGTAACAGGCATCCTAGGACTCCTCCCTTCTTTACTCAAACGTTAGATGGTCATTACTACCGTTTTAAGGTTGGACATGAATGCTTCCTCTTAAGTTGCTTCAGCCCTTACAGACTggttgtacatttttttttggtgaacAAAGGCACCAACTTGAGACTTGGGGTTGacaaaacacaatgatttgcatACAAATTGTCCATCCAAAGCTCAATCTCATTTTATTGTGTTTGCTCATGTGGGAAAGGCCTTGACAAATGACTCTCCAGACTTACCGCAGATGTGTAATTTTGTACCACAGATTGTCGCAAGGCAGTTGTAAGATTATAATCCTCTGAACTATGATGCGCTTGATGGGCTGCCCAAAAAATATTGATTTCTAcaaaaaggtccaaaaatttattaACAGTTATACACTTAATAGCTTCTTTAAAAATTCACTTCATACATCATTTTTCGAAAAAATTACagatgaaaaagaaatatatgcCAGTGAAATAACAACGTAATATAAATCCTTTTGTCACTTCTCTCTCCCCAAACAAACACCCATACTCTAATGAGCACCCTCCCTAAATGGGCAATCACTCTAATCAACCAACTGAGCAAATAACATTGCACCCCTGAAATAGAACCCACGGTCACCAGCACTCTCTTACAGACTatacttttacttttattgcTCAATATTGTATCTAAGTTTACAATTTCTTGGTAGTGCAATgtacttaaaacaaaaattttataCAATATTGAGCAGAAAGTCTCAGAAGCTTTTCTGGGCTTATCAAGGAGACTCCCTGTCAATACAGTTACCAAGGATAATCATTTGATGACATAGACAATTTTTGGATCAAGGAAATGAAGTTTTACATCATCACGGCACAGGCGGCTCAGGAGTAAATGGGTTAATGTATTAAGACATGCCACTTACCATGAGCTGCCCTATGGAACCAGTAATATATAAAATCCACTCCAATAAAACAAATGTACCAGGTCCATGGGGAATCCCAGGGCAAAGTCACCAGATGAAAATTATCATAAACAAAAACGTACAGAGCAAGCTCAACACTCAACACAAttatcctgaaaaaaaaaatcattaattttatataagaataaaaaagagCAGAAAATGAACAACAATAACACATAAACTTGAGTGTAAAAATGTGCATACTCTGATATTTTCTGGTTGTAAACTAATTGGCCAAAATCCTCACAGATCTTGGAAATCACAATCAGCATTGGGAGGCATAGGGGCCCACTGGACTCCTGATCTAATATCAAATTCTCCCTTTGATTTAACAGCTAATTAATGGCAAATTGGAATGAGAATCTAGAAGTTTATCATACATCGTGAACTTTGTACTCAATTCCAGACACCCCTTTAATTTCAATTCATTGTACTGCTTTACTCAAAATGCTTTctcaataataaatatttaataaatatattatgATTTCAGAATGCAGGTGATCTGAGCATGGCATTAGCAGGTATAACgttttacataaaaatcaacCAGTAGTCAACTCATAATATTAATTTGAATGCAAGTAGCCATTTAAAAATGACAATATTGcccataatttttttatcttactTGGACAACTGAGAAAAAACTCCAGCAGAGACTGAACTGAATGCATCATTCAACCTTGCTCTTGGCAGATCAGCAAGGAAAGCTAAAATGTACTCCAGTGCAATAGCACCCAAGAAAAATGGAACGGcctaaagataaaaaaagggtcaaagtaaaacaaaatcagCAGCAACGCTATATATCCTCTTTATGGTAATTAGGTGTGTCGGAATCAGAATGGTGGAattttcaagcagtttagtGTGGGACTGGGTCTTGCTAAAAATCAGAGGGAGTTGTTCTAGAACAGGATAACAGTAGACATTGTATGGAATATTGATCTGTGATATATGAAGTATAATTGGGGATTTTTGGTTCATATAGTCTAGGATAGGATAGGGATTTCTGGTGTCTTGTTTAGAAATAAAATTGCATCTGAACATGATCTGCTATAGACTAAGGGTAACAACTGGGGTCCTTTGTCATAGATCATACCCTGGGCTGCAGGCAATTCATTCAACTCTTTCCCGCTACCTGTCTCTCCTCTTTCCTCCATTCCTTTTAGTTATATTCAAGTTTTCTCCCCCACTGAGGGAATCTTTATTTCTATCCCTCTTGGCCATACAACCTTTCAGACAATTCCCATCCTACTCCGATCCCTCACAGATTTGCTTATCATAATTCATTGCCTGATTTTAAAGATACATCAGTTTTTCACATCATGAAATTTACAGACCCAGTATGGATAAGTAAAGTGACTTACTTCATTTAGATAATCAGGTACATCTCCAAGCTTTTCAAAAGATGTTTCTTTTGGAGTCACAGCATAAAGAAATCTTCTTGATCCTTGCAAAAATGAGATGTTGCCAAGCAATGACTGGAACAATATGACATGAAAGTATATTGAACCACTTAGTTCTCAAATAGGTAGACCAATATTGTCCTTTAACTAACCAAAATTTCTCCTTACGATCCTGCTGCCAGTACAGAGCTATAGCAAGACTTTCAAATGAAGTTAAATGAAATGTAACACAGTTAAAAACAAGGGGAGCACCATCCTCTGTTACCAGTCAGCAGTCAGTGTGATGGCGCAAGCACagtcagccttgcttgcatcaGCTCCATGTACTTAGTAATATGCAGTGCTTTCATGGCAGCCACTTGCTTTGTTCAGCCTTTGGATTGAGCTtcactgccccccccccccccccccccacctgtTCCCTCCTTCACTGATATATCAATGTGACAGGTGCTTGGTGCCATTAACACAGGGGCTCATTGCTGGAAGGTGCAGGTTTACCAGCCATGGGAGTGACTAACACTGTCTAGAGGTTGGCTTTACCAAAACTGGGAGCCCCTGGAAATCCTGGGCACCCACCTACACTTATATTAGCGATGCAGTTGTTAGCATACATAAGACAAGATCTGGTATCTTTGATTTATCAAATGAGTCGATAAGATAGATTGACCACTGTAAAAGGATTAAGCAGCTGACACTTCATGTGCCAGCCCTTCGTCATAGTGGATCCTCTATGGCAACCAAATTGATCAGGTAGATTGCAATCTAACTTACCTGTTCATTTGATAAAACCAAATCTTTCTATTTCACTTCCCCACTGATAAAACACCACAGTTTCTATGGAAATGTAACCCTTTAAGATCTGCCATTACCTAGTGCAAGTTGCGAGCCAAATAAGAGCATCTAAGGCAAACCCCTAAGAAAGTTTTGAAACCTAGAATcatgaaatttttctttaaaaaaatcaatctCCTTCACCTAGGGATTTTTCCGACAGGGCAAGTGCCTCTGCTTGTCCCATATATACCAGCCATAGCCTAGCAGTACTCAGAGGCATAACGTGGATGAAGGTTTCAGCCTGATACGATGGTTGAAAATCATGTGATCAGTTTAGGGTTCTAATCATGTTTTGCAATCTTTCTGTGCCCTTGGATGACGTTTGATTTAAACTCCAAGAGACATTGCAAATGCCGTCTTTAGAAGGAAGTTGCTCGTACAGTAGAAGAATATTGGTAATCATTCTCAAATCCAGTCACCCtcatggaaattttttaaaacttctagcTGCACAAATAGCTTTCATAGTGCAATTATATAAGTTTAACTGAAGCCAGGTGATGACAATCAGCAGCCTACTGCAAGAAGTACATGTTTGAAAATGCTACATATTTAATAAGAGGAAAACATGGTCAAGAGTTCACTTTCATAATCCTACCATAAGTGTTGTTGCGAGGAACGACCGTAAGCCTATAATGTATAAATCGAGTCAGCGTAAACAAACTCAGCTTTGCTCAGCTGGTTTGCTAGTTAGGAAAACTTAATAACATTAAGTTTATCAGGGAGTAAAGCTGAACAGCTTACCGTCTCGGCCATGATGATCGATCAACTTCAAGCTAGAATCAACGTTTCTTTTTATCCTCTATGAACAAAAACGTGCTTTGAGATTGAAGGAAGCGAGCTGTATAACGAGGGCTGAACATCTCTTCTTGATCGCTAAAAATAACGAGTTGTGATTGTGATGTTATTCTTTCTCGCACAACCGCTGCCCATAGTGCCCGAAGTGGACAAACCTTCTATGAGCGGGGAAGGGGAAAGGAGGAACAGTCCAGAATCTGTCGTTCAGCAATCGTAGAAAAAAATTCCCGACTCAGGGTAGAGGAAATAGCATTGGCTTTCCTAAGAATCCGTATGTCTACATTTCAGATGCTTTCCATTTCTATTTCGCTCTCCTCTTAAATTTGTaaaccccacccctcccccgaTTAAACTTAAGAATGCTTGTGTCCTTGAAAAACCTTGCCCTTGAATGAACTTGCATGACTTCCTGAAAAACGCGCGTAAACTGTTACAAGTTGCGTGTGTTTGCCTTTCCGACCACCATTTGAGGGGGTGGTATTGGTGATTTTAAACAATATATATCCTGCAAACTGATTTCAAGgggaaaaaattcttgcaaggaaatacctggcaaaaaaattctgagaaataaaacaacgtctgggTACAGGCTAGTATAATGCTGGCAAAAATCTAGCTTACACCGTTGTAtgtcaggaaaaaaattttatcaccagggccgggttgttcgaagctgggttaagataactcagggttagtgcgaaatttaaaCTCAGATTTGAgagcttaaaaatcaaattcagttttattctctttgcctacaa encodes:
- the LOC140936998 gene encoding alkylglycerol monooxygenase-like, with product MAETSLLGNISFLQGSRRFLYAVTPKETSFEKLGDVPDYLNEAVPFFLGAIALEYILAFLADLPRARLNDAFSSVSAGVFSQLSKIIVLSVELALYVFVYDNFHLVTLPWDSPWTWYICFIGVDFIYYWFHRAAHEINIFWAAHQAHHSSEDYNLTTALRQSVVQNYTSAIFYMPLALAVPPSIFCVHAQFNMLYQFWIHTEIVRSLGPLEYIFNTPSHHRVHHGRNPYCIDKNYGGTFIIWDRIFGTFQAETDEEIAYGLVHPLASWDPIWTQLCHFSHIWKTFWETSGVTNKLFVIFKGPGWTPGSPRLGDPADLPEIEYPIRKYDNSLTFCGTLYALVHFAVAIVAYQLLIARRMGMTQLHVAGVISYFLFTMSSVGALFDNKWYAPYVELFRCLLFLIVDLVLSSQNLDTGVLPTKYIGLIRGIFITSALFWITGSFVSAKKTKTE